In Deltaproteobacteria bacterium, one DNA window encodes the following:
- a CDS encoding VWA domain-containing protein, whose amino-acid sequence MTDRRESKYDPLIKDIWVKVREKHFFPELPDPTISESMDRVALEIKSKQITLSQSFMEKAAEHLPMENVIEALLDHGVAHYTYCPWDFHTHLILYQQAKKVLKDKDMAQKSTDYFMDVVADTHCFKEKDTPIPELYRHLDKGVMDEAIHALYQKIWAENLNVQGYEELSRKLSRIPYLDRKLWPESLYRFSKILQGLLESEKESGALNQTNPMGQNDLQRYSSEEIDQGLREFALTTSNPGEFKELVKDFEEELQEVEKERNQNMGLGPGSPLDANVLFYMKLAENYSLPIKKTPLEMNGSLYPFSHSPWEVGKPFRDIDPWTSFGKVMPGITQVWERREGATFGEEEGTPDCIIVIDSSGSMTNPRQYLSYAVLGASCAADAYLRNDASVAIYNFSDANAGDRLVLDYTRDRKTIYQAVCRYFGGGTKLNVEDIKSLQRPSQPDIFIITDMQITNLEVLIGYLNELENRVTAVHIGENKYVRHFWKSMAIRKSISIYPVHKKEDIPKIVLGKIKEYFKSVS is encoded by the coding sequence GTGACGGATAGACGAGAAAGCAAATACGATCCATTGATTAAAGATATCTGGGTCAAGGTGCGGGAAAAGCATTTCTTTCCTGAACTGCCTGATCCAACTATCTCCGAATCAATGGACCGTGTCGCCCTGGAGATCAAGAGTAAGCAGATCACGTTGAGCCAATCCTTCATGGAAAAGGCGGCCGAGCATCTCCCCATGGAAAACGTGATCGAGGCCCTTCTTGATCACGGCGTAGCTCATTATACTTACTGTCCCTGGGATTTTCATACCCATCTGATCCTTTATCAACAGGCCAAGAAAGTCCTCAAGGACAAGGACATGGCCCAAAAATCAACTGACTACTTCATGGATGTGGTTGCTGACACCCATTGCTTCAAGGAAAAGGATACACCGATTCCTGAACTGTACCGCCACCTCGATAAAGGGGTCATGGACGAAGCCATCCACGCCCTGTACCAGAAGATATGGGCTGAAAACCTCAATGTTCAGGGTTATGAGGAGTTGTCCAGAAAGCTCTCTCGAATCCCATACCTTGACAGGAAACTATGGCCCGAGAGTCTCTACCGCTTTTCAAAAATACTTCAGGGTCTGCTGGAATCGGAAAAAGAATCCGGGGCGCTGAACCAAACCAATCCCATGGGGCAAAATGATTTACAGAGATATTCTTCCGAGGAGATAGATCAAGGCCTCAGAGAGTTCGCCCTGACAACAAGCAACCCGGGTGAATTTAAGGAACTCGTGAAGGATTTCGAAGAGGAACTTCAAGAGGTGGAGAAGGAGCGTAACCAGAACATGGGTCTCGGGCCGGGGTCCCCTCTGGATGCCAATGTTCTTTTTTATATGAAGCTGGCCGAGAACTACTCCCTCCCGATAAAGAAAACTCCCCTCGAAATGAACGGTTCCCTTTACCCTTTTAGTCACTCACCCTGGGAAGTTGGTAAACCGTTTCGGGATATTGATCCCTGGACAAGCTTTGGAAAGGTGATGCCCGGGATCACTCAGGTTTGGGAGCGGAGAGAGGGCGCAACCTTCGGTGAGGAGGAAGGGACGCCTGACTGCATTATTGTCATTGACTCATCAGGCAGCATGACCAACCCCAGACAATACCTCTCTTACGCCGTCCTGGGCGCAAGCTGTGCTGCGGACGCTTACCTCCGAAACGATGCTTCTGTGGCAATTTACAACTTTAGCGACGCTAACGCCGGTGACAGGCTTGTCCTTGATTACACTCGCGACAGAAAGACGATTTATCAGGCCGTCTGCCGTTATTTTGGAGGAGGCACCAAGCTTAATGTCGAAGACATCAAATCCCTCCAGCGTCCATCCCAACCCGACATCTTCATCATTACCGATATGCAAATTACTAACCTGGAGGTTCTCATCGGCTATCTCAATGAGCTTGAGAATCGGGTTACCGCCGTTCATATCGGGGAAAACAAATATGTCAGGCACTTCTGGAAATCCATGGCCATCCGGAAGAGTATCAGTATCTATCCGGTCCATAAAAAGGAGGATATTCCAAAGATCGTCCTTGGAAAGATTAAAGAATATTTTAAATCCGTCTCCTGA
- a CDS encoding SIS domain-containing protein, whose translation MIRKRIKTFLKVKGITSLYWGRSLETVPEGSLILFPYQPTVLNCGITGVLAFKRRSAGKERPILQELEPKLEKLLAHHGERLEKEGLEQKAYYLGGPELLQEIKGLCGKLKGQDGFYEVFSSQSQQRQLAVCCNKLENLIETEEKLKLLNKPRLTAEEDELIARRLSDVRDILWSLKRDILFNIDEISSLGRCDSYDKTPQAVSRLKELNLIFNNLDRLEVRGRDSAGISILFGLSKADFQAFQEGLRENDFFDEFEARQADRVLSNRSIRMNNQDTWTSLVFTYKVAAEVGSLGDNVRFLREQVQKDDIFQRLVRLPHVHHSAMAHTRWASVGEISVPNCHPVDNDPDGSDGIIHVCLNGDIDNYQSLKQDFERETGRTIPEEVSTDTKIIPLHIGRFLNSGRGLEESFRLAMSDFEGSHAIAMHSDLAPGKIFLAQKGSGQAIFVGLAEDHYVPASEVYGFVEQTSRYLKLDGEKMVHGISGKIQGQIFVLDCDSQGGLEGIKAMYYDGTPIRLSEQDINETEITSRDIDRQHYPHYFLKEISESPRSVEQTIQGCLAILEEDGHRRPQILLDDSVIPSRLATAIRERKIKKVVFIGQGTAGVAALGCAEFFKYYLKGADIQISAVKASEFSGFMLEETQEDTLVVAISQSGTTTDTNRAVDMTKERGAHTLAIVNRRDSDITFKVDGVLYTSSGRDIEMSVASTKAYYSQIVAGSILGLKVAQLLGTLSDDFILSEIEQLWRLPSCMEKVLAVAEDIGQSAKRFAVTKKDWAVVGSGPNKISADEIRIKLSELCYKTISSDVVEDKKHIDLSAEPLIFICAAGNSDDVISDIVKDTAIFKAHQGTPIVVATEGEHRFDPYADAVIYVPEITERFAPIINTLAGHIWGYNAALAINEESRHLFNFREEIHEHVNSSLAKGLDIYEIVLDESFREKAAQIYRVFKQRIRQDRYATAMATCAASDITLLLKYLAGRLPSSDFEFDFGFRGTAPNMLRAFFEYIGNIIMEMARPIDAIKHQAKTVTVGTSRISEKVEGLLFDALEIGGFDKNHLTTSNILVLRRMQEIISEIKGTTLYRIAGLNILGEPVEDSTIYVVKKEGSAQDLASRVESDNKLRGTKRIIVKQGNVFIGKGKRDSRSILVVPVISSDIKIDHLLLFNIEFKKEVPVQKKLEALGGKYHHIRNLVEEIGHLWKDEYLDYLPIEDLFGASAEKISEHIAAELKSEAPAAG comes from the coding sequence ATGATCCGAAAAAGAATAAAGACGTTTCTGAAAGTAAAAGGCATCACCAGTCTATACTGGGGAAGAAGCCTGGAAACGGTCCCGGAAGGCTCACTAATACTGTTTCCATACCAACCCACGGTGTTAAACTGCGGGATCACAGGCGTGCTGGCCTTTAAAAGGCGGTCGGCCGGAAAGGAACGGCCGATCCTTCAGGAGCTTGAACCCAAGCTGGAGAAGCTTTTAGCACACCATGGAGAGAGGCTCGAAAAGGAAGGTCTGGAGCAAAAGGCATATTACCTCGGCGGGCCGGAGCTCCTGCAAGAGATAAAAGGTCTCTGCGGGAAACTGAAAGGCCAGGATGGTTTTTACGAAGTATTTTCAAGCCAAAGCCAGCAGAGGCAGCTTGCGGTTTGCTGCAACAAACTCGAAAACCTCATTGAAACTGAGGAGAAGCTGAAGCTTCTGAACAAGCCGCGCCTGACAGCGGAAGAAGACGAACTCATCGCCCGCCGCCTGTCCGACGTCCGGGACATCCTGTGGTCCCTGAAGCGTGACATCCTTTTTAATATTGATGAAATTAGCAGCCTCGGGCGCTGTGATTCTTACGACAAGACGCCGCAGGCCGTCAGTCGGCTCAAGGAGCTCAACCTCATCTTCAACAACCTTGATCGGCTTGAAGTCAGGGGAAGAGATTCTGCCGGGATTTCGATCCTCTTCGGGCTCAGCAAGGCCGACTTTCAGGCGTTTCAAGAAGGGCTGCGAGAAAACGATTTCTTTGATGAGTTTGAGGCCAGACAGGCTGACCGCGTCCTGTCCAATCGCAGCATCAGGATGAATAATCAGGATACGTGGACCTCCCTGGTATTCACCTATAAGGTGGCGGCCGAGGTGGGAAGCCTGGGGGATAATGTTCGATTCCTGCGGGAGCAGGTTCAGAAGGATGACATATTTCAGCGTCTGGTCAGGCTGCCGCACGTGCATCACAGCGCCATGGCGCATACGCGCTGGGCCTCGGTCGGTGAGATCAGCGTGCCGAACTGCCATCCGGTGGACAACGATCCTGACGGTTCTGACGGGATTATCCACGTCTGCCTTAACGGGGACATTGACAACTACCAGAGCCTGAAGCAGGATTTTGAAAGGGAAACAGGCAGAACGATTCCGGAGGAGGTTTCCACGGACACCAAGATCATTCCCCTTCACATCGGAAGATTTCTCAATAGCGGTAGGGGTCTTGAGGAATCTTTTCGTCTGGCCATGAGTGATTTTGAGGGCTCCCATGCCATTGCCATGCACAGCGATCTTGCCCCCGGGAAAATTTTTTTGGCGCAAAAAGGGAGCGGGCAGGCTATATTTGTCGGCCTGGCTGAGGATCATTATGTGCCTGCCTCTGAGGTTTACGGTTTTGTAGAGCAGACTTCCCGGTATCTCAAGCTGGACGGGGAGAAGATGGTGCACGGGATTTCGGGCAAAATTCAAGGTCAGATCTTCGTCCTGGATTGCGACTCCCAGGGAGGCCTTGAGGGGATCAAGGCCATGTATTATGACGGAACCCCGATCAGGCTTTCTGAACAGGATATCAATGAAACCGAAATCACCTCCCGGGACATTGATCGTCAGCATTACCCGCACTACTTTCTCAAGGAAATCTCGGAGTCACCCCGGTCGGTTGAACAGACGATTCAAGGCTGCTTGGCCATTCTTGAGGAAGACGGCCACCGGCGGCCCCAGATCCTCCTGGATGATTCGGTGATCCCATCCCGCCTGGCTACGGCCATCCGGGAGAGGAAAATCAAAAAGGTGGTTTTTATCGGCCAGGGCACCGCTGGCGTGGCGGCCCTGGGATGCGCCGAGTTTTTCAAATACTACCTCAAGGGAGCAGACATTCAGATCTCGGCTGTGAAGGCGTCCGAATTCAGCGGCTTCATGCTCGAAGAGACGCAAGAAGACACCCTTGTGGTGGCCATCTCGCAGTCCGGCACCACCACCGATACCAATCGCGCCGTGGACATGACCAAAGAACGGGGCGCTCACACCCTGGCTATTGTCAACCGGCGCGACTCGGACATCACCTTTAAGGTAGACGGGGTGCTTTACACGAGCAGCGGCCGAGACATCGAGATGTCGGTCGCTTCCACCAAGGCTTACTACTCCCAGATCGTGGCTGGCAGCATCCTGGGCCTCAAGGTGGCTCAACTGCTCGGGACCCTGAGCGACGATTTCATTCTGTCCGAGATAGAACAACTGTGGAGGCTGCCTTCCTGCATGGAGAAGGTCCTGGCCGTGGCTGAAGATATCGGTCAATCCGCCAAGAGGTTCGCCGTAACCAAAAAAGACTGGGCCGTGGTGGGCAGCGGGCCTAATAAAATCTCGGCCGATGAAATAAGAATAAAACTGAGCGAGCTTTGTTATAAAACCATCTCCTCTGACGTGGTCGAAGACAAGAAGCACATTGACCTTTCAGCTGAGCCGCTGATTTTCATTTGCGCGGCAGGCAACAGTGATGACGTCATCAGCGACATTGTCAAGGACACGGCTATCTTCAAGGCGCATCAAGGCACACCCATTGTCGTAGCCACGGAAGGCGAACACCGGTTTGATCCTTATGCCGATGCGGTTATTTATGTGCCTGAAATCACCGAGCGCTTTGCCCCGATCATCAATACCCTCGCCGGTCACATCTGGGGATACAACGCCGCCCTGGCCATTAATGAGGAATCACGGCACCTCTTCAATTTCCGAGAGGAGATTCATGAACACGTGAACAGCTCCCTGGCCAAGGGCCTGGATATTTACGAGATTGTGCTGGACGAGTCCTTCAGGGAAAAGGCGGCGCAGATTTACCGGGTCTTCAAGCAGAGGATAAGACAGGACCGGTACGCCACGGCCATGGCCACCTGTGCGGCCTCGGATATCACGCTCCTGCTGAAGTACCTGGCAGGCAGGCTGCCTTCTTCTGATTTTGAGTTTGATTTCGGGTTCAGGGGAACCGCTCCCAACATGCTGCGGGCCTTCTTCGAATACATTGGGAATATCATCATGGAGATGGCCCGGCCCATTGACGCCATCAAGCACCAGGCCAAGACCGTTACCGTCGGAACGAGCAGGATTTCGGAAAAGGTGGAAGGACTTCTTTTCGACGCACTCGAAATCGGTGGTTTTGACAAGAATCATCTCACGACCAGCAATATCCTGGTCTTGAGGCGTATGCAGGAGATCATCAGTGAGATAAAAGGGACTACCCTTTACCGTATCGCCGGGCTGAATATACTGGGCGAGCCGGTTGAAGATTCGACCATTTACGTCGTCAAGAAGGAAGGCAGCGCCCAAGACCTGGCTTCACGGGTTGAGAGCGACAACAAGCTCCGGGGGACCAAGCGCATCATTGTCAAGCAGGGGAATGTCTTTATTGGCAAAGGAAAAAGGGACAGCAGAAGTATTCTTGTCGTTCCGGTTATTTCCAGTGATATCAAAATTGATCACCTCCTGCTGTTCAACATTGAATTCAAAAAGGAAGTGCCAGTTCAAAAGAAGCTCGAAGCCCTGGGCGGTAAGTATCATCACATCCGAAACCTGGTGGAAGAGATCGGCCACCTCTGGAAGGACGAATACCTGGATTATCTTCCCATCGAAGACCTCTTCGGCGCTTCAGCCGAGAAGATTTCCGAACACATCGCCGCTGAGCTAAAAAGCGAAGCGCCTGCTGCCGGCTGA
- the moaC gene encoding cyclic pyranopterin monophosphate synthase MoaC, which produces MVDVGEKEVTTRRAKARATVSMSEATLQLVIDRGLKKGDVLSVAQVAGIMAAKHTPEIIPLCHPLNLSHVQVTLEPRPGQGRIDIFAEVRTEGRTGVEMEALTAVSAAALTIYDMVKALDRDLVISDILLLEKSGGQSGTWKRN; this is translated from the coding sequence ATGGTTGATGTCGGGGAGAAGGAGGTTACGACGAGGAGGGCTAAGGCTCGGGCCACGGTTTCGATGTCCGAAGCGACCCTTCAGTTGGTAATTGATCGCGGCCTTAAAAAAGGCGATGTCCTTTCCGTGGCCCAGGTGGCCGGCATCATGGCTGCCAAACACACCCCGGAGATCATCCCTTTATGCCATCCTTTAAACCTGTCCCATGTTCAGGTTACACTTGAACCCAGGCCTGGCCAGGGGCGGATAGACATCTTTGCCGAGGTTAGGACTGAGGGGCGGACCGGCGTGGAGATGGAAGCCTTGACTGCAGTTTCCGCCGCCGCTTTAACGATCTACGATATGGTCAAGGCCCTGGATAGGGACCTGGTCATCTCAGATATACTGCTCCTGGAAAAATCAGGCGGTCAAAGCGGAACCTGGAAGCGCAATTAA
- the dnaJ gene encoding molecular chaperone DnaJ translates to MNKPDYYEVLGVARDADTEEIKKVYRKLALKYHPDRNPGDKEAEEKFKEAAEAYEVLHDPEKRQLYDQFGHEGLQGAGFQGFHGFEDIFSSFSDIFDDFFGTGRRRSRSWSVPGQDLRYDLEIDFEDVATGKEIELRIPRLEICSACEGSGARSGTRPQICPTCQGLGQVNQTRGFFRLSTTCPRCGGQGKVINDPCPECQGRGRVEQEKVVSLRIPPGVDTGSRLRLHGEGEAGGQGGPNGDLYVVIHVRPHEFFEREGDHIICRIPVSMADATLGAQIEVPTLNGNRKLAIPKGTQNGEVLSLKGAGFPSLRGRGRGDQIMEIKVLTPVDLTKRQEGLLKEFALLEQEKKKRSWMDKAADKVKEALH, encoded by the coding sequence GTGAATAAACCGGACTATTATGAGGTTTTGGGTGTCGCCCGGGATGCCGATACGGAAGAGATTAAAAAGGTATACCGAAAACTGGCGCTGAAATATCACCCTGACCGAAACCCAGGGGACAAGGAGGCCGAAGAAAAGTTTAAGGAGGCGGCTGAAGCCTACGAGGTTCTTCACGATCCCGAGAAGAGGCAGCTTTATGACCAGTTTGGCCATGAAGGGCTTCAGGGGGCCGGTTTTCAGGGTTTCCACGGCTTTGAAGACATCTTTTCGAGTTTTTCAGACATCTTCGACGATTTCTTCGGGACCGGTCGGCGGCGTTCACGTTCCTGGTCTGTGCCAGGTCAAGATTTGCGCTACGATTTGGAGATAGACTTTGAGGATGTGGCAACTGGCAAGGAGATCGAGCTGCGCATCCCCCGTTTGGAGATTTGCAGCGCATGCGAAGGCTCTGGCGCCCGGTCTGGAACCAGACCTCAAATCTGCCCCACCTGTCAGGGCTTGGGCCAGGTCAATCAAACCAGGGGCTTTTTTCGGCTGTCAACAACCTGTCCCAGGTGCGGCGGCCAGGGGAAGGTTATCAATGACCCCTGTCCCGAGTGCCAGGGTCGGGGCCGGGTCGAGCAAGAGAAAGTCGTTTCGCTTCGGATTCCTCCCGGTGTTGATACCGGATCAAGACTGCGGCTGCACGGGGAAGGCGAAGCCGGAGGGCAGGGCGGCCCAAACGGTGATCTGTATGTGGTGATCCATGTACGGCCTCATGAATTTTTCGAACGGGAAGGAGATCATATTATCTGCCGTATTCCCGTTTCTATGGCAGATGCCACTCTAGGCGCCCAAATTGAGGTTCCTACCCTGAATGGCAATCGAAAGCTGGCTATCCCCAAGGGTACTCAGAACGGGGAAGTCCTGAGCCTCAAAGGGGCGGGGTTTCCAAGTCTACGAGGCCGGGGCCGGGGCGATCAGATTATGGAAATCAAGGTCCTGACCCCTGTTGACCTGACCAAACGCCAGGAGGGACTGCTCAAGGAGTTCGCCTTACTGGAACAGGAAAAGAAGAAACGGTCCTGGATGGATAAAGCCGCGGACAAGGTCAAGGAGGCCCTTCATTGA
- a CDS encoding DNA-directed RNA polymerase subunit omega — MARVTIEDCLEKVDNRFSLVHLAARRVRQIRSGSPVMSDRDNKDVVLALREIASGAITQDNIDEYDRQDEDELQLSDAKDGAEDDIE; from the coding sequence ATGGCACGAGTAACTATTGAAGATTGTTTGGAAAAAGTGGATAATCGTTTCTCCCTCGTCCACCTGGCCGCGCGCCGCGTTCGCCAGATTCGGTCCGGGTCTCCTGTTATGTCTGATCGGGATAACAAGGATGTGGTCCTGGCGCTGCGCGAGATAGCCAGCGGGGCGATAACACAGGATAATATTGATGAGTATGATCGTCAGGACGAGGATGAGCTACAGCTTTCTGACGCAAAGGACGGTGCTGAAGACGACATCGAATAA
- a CDS encoding DUF4340 domain-containing protein, translated as MKPRQLIVYLVIFIILGVFYFMYEVKLKDKEAEFEEAQARLFTLDDEEITGFKLINRDMEIYLVRRGEDEWWITEPIETPALAWAAKSVIDRFLGEKKERIFKKPVQDMTEFGLEKPAQALTFLADSKALAPTLYVGGKNPLAEYYYARLGRTSEVFTIPAYLQQTLDKTLYDLRNKDLVIFDRTKIDGLRLLIPAEGELKKVGPQKWDIIKPNLGQADNVKIEKLFRLGIKGEIKEFVSAQADNDKYGFNNPLVKVQALSRGKLIAEIVVGQAKKKAVTDEKKQDRSEIEGYWAKNSERPDEVLLIDAESFEVLKQTPFDIKDKHLLVFNRHAVQFIEVSGPKQTLKAKKVEGHWKVSEPKEAQTEEHHIVSFLMDLEDLEYKRLLDSTQETLKKYGLDKPDFKIKLRGAEKPLAELILSTRPASGKLLAVRAGTDPVVLVNSDFLEKLLPDFKPPAASFKEESNTGKR; from the coding sequence ATGAAACCCCGTCAACTGATCGTTTACCTGGTCATCTTCATCATCCTCGGTGTCTTTTATTTTATGTATGAAGTTAAACTCAAAGACAAGGAGGCTGAATTTGAGGAGGCGCAGGCCAGGCTCTTTACCCTCGACGATGAAGAGATTACCGGCTTTAAGCTAATAAACCGGGATATGGAGATTTATTTGGTGCGTCGGGGCGAGGATGAGTGGTGGATTACTGAACCGATCGAGACTCCAGCTCTGGCCTGGGCGGCCAAAAGCGTGATTGACCGTTTTTTAGGGGAAAAAAAGGAGCGTATTTTCAAGAAGCCGGTCCAAGATATGACTGAATTTGGCCTGGAAAAGCCTGCTCAGGCCCTGACCTTCCTGGCAGATTCCAAGGCCCTGGCTCCGACTCTCTATGTGGGCGGTAAAAATCCTCTGGCCGAATATTATTACGCTCGCTTGGGGCGCACCAGCGAGGTCTTTACCATCCCCGCTTACCTGCAGCAAACGCTTGATAAGACCCTTTATGATCTCAGGAACAAGGACCTGGTCATTTTTGACCGGACAAAAATTGACGGCCTGCGCCTTCTAATCCCGGCGGAGGGGGAGTTAAAGAAGGTCGGGCCTCAGAAATGGGACATTATCAAGCCCAACCTTGGACAGGCTGATAACGTCAAGATCGAGAAGCTTTTTAGATTAGGAATTAAAGGGGAGATCAAGGAATTTGTATCGGCCCAGGCGGACAACGATAAATATGGTTTTAATAACCCCCTGGTCAAGGTACAGGCCTTAAGCCGGGGAAAGCTTATCGCTGAGATTGTCGTGGGCCAGGCCAAGAAAAAGGCTGTGACTGACGAAAAAAAACAGGACAGGTCTGAAATCGAGGGCTACTGGGCCAAAAATAGTGAACGCCCTGATGAGGTCCTGCTTATTGACGCAGAATCCTTTGAGGTTTTAAAGCAGACCCCTTTTGATATTAAAGACAAACATCTTTTGGTATTTAATCGCCATGCCGTTCAGTTCATAGAGGTAAGCGGTCCGAAACAAACACTCAAGGCCAAGAAGGTGGAAGGTCATTGGAAGGTCTCCGAGCCTAAGGAGGCTCAGACCGAGGAGCATCATATTGTAAGTTTTCTTATGGACCTTGAAGACCTGGAATATAAGCGCTTACTGGATTCGACACAGGAAACGCTTAAAAAATACGGCCTGGACAAGCCGGATTTCAAGATAAAGCTGCGGGGTGCAGAAAAGCCCCTGGCTGAGCTAATTCTTTCCACCAGGCCTGCCTCGGGGAAACTCCTGGCTGTAAGAGCCGGAACCGATCCGGTGGTTCTGGTGAATTCGGATTTTTTGGAAAAATTGTTGCCTGATTTCAAACCTCCGGCCGCCTCCTTTAAGGAGGAGTCAAACACCGGAAAGAGGTAG
- a CDS encoding Gldg family protein has translation MKSITRYLGLIAVLLALIGAATYALVPERLAAYLVPWVLALVCLAVYIFFNFKEIRTFIFSRQARYGAGSVLSVLLVLGIIIFISIMTVRHSARWDLTQNKRFSLAPQTVKVLKSLTEPVKAEAFFQENSPGQDLARDILDQYAHASSKFEYEMVDPDREPARVRAAKVTRNGTIVVEAAGRNEQLFNLSEEQLTNAIIRLVRTDKKRIYFLVGHGEKDIEEFGRDGYSTVKKTLEDQNYELKKLKLMQVADAPLDAAVLVVAGPRKDLFLNEMKAMERYLKRGGKVVFMIDPETCPRLVKFLTRFNVRLGDDVIVDQLSRIYGADYTMPVILQYTSHPVTRNFTLASFFPYARSVSVIEGKVKGVKAGSLAQTEKQAWGETNLEELRRGRARYVKGEDLAGPVSVCVVGTVEGVDRQEESSSRAETRTVTEGRFIVFGDSDFVSNSYVNVQGNGDLFFSAVSWLAEEEDLVSIRPKEMISDPLILSPLQGKLVFWLPVVALPFVLLVIGTLVLVRRRGR, from the coding sequence ATGAAGAGCATTACGCGTTACCTTGGATTGATCGCTGTTCTTCTGGCCCTGATCGGCGCGGCGACCTATGCTCTGGTTCCTGAACGTCTGGCTGCCTATCTTGTCCCCTGGGTCCTGGCCCTCGTTTGCCTTGCGGTATATATCTTTTTCAATTTCAAAGAAATCCGGACCTTCATTTTCAGCCGCCAGGCCCGGTATGGAGCAGGTTCTGTCCTGTCGGTTCTCCTGGTTCTAGGCATTATTATTTTTATTTCCATCATGACAGTCCGGCATAGCGCCCGCTGGGACCTGACGCAAAATAAGCGTTTCAGCCTGGCGCCTCAGACGGTCAAGGTGCTCAAGAGTTTGACAGAGCCGGTCAAGGCCGAGGCCTTTTTTCAGGAAAATAGTCCGGGACAGGACCTGGCGCGGGATATCCTGGACCAGTACGCCCACGCTTCATCTAAATTTGAATACGAAATGGTTGACCCGGACCGGGAGCCAGCTCGAGTCAGGGCGGCCAAAGTCACTCGAAACGGGACCATCGTGGTCGAGGCTGCCGGACGGAATGAACAGCTTTTCAACCTGTCCGAGGAGCAGCTCACCAATGCCATTATTCGGCTGGTTCGTACAGACAAGAAGCGGATATATTTCCTTGTCGGCCATGGAGAAAAGGACATCGAAGAATTCGGACGGGACGGTTACAGTACCGTAAAAAAGACCCTGGAAGACCAGAACTACGAACTGAAAAAACTCAAGCTAATGCAGGTTGCAGACGCGCCTCTCGACGCAGCCGTTCTGGTGGTGGCCGGGCCCCGGAAAGATCTCTTCCTGAATGAGATGAAAGCCATGGAGCGCTATCTCAAGAGGGGCGGCAAGGTCGTCTTCATGATTGATCCTGAGACCTGTCCCAGGCTGGTTAAGTTCCTGACCCGCTTTAATGTCAGGCTGGGAGATGACGTCATTGTGGACCAACTGAGCCGTATATACGGCGCCGATTACACCATGCCGGTCATCCTGCAGTACACCTCTCACCCGGTCACCAGGAATTTTACCCTGGCCTCCTTCTTCCCCTATGCCAGGTCCGTATCAGTGATTGAAGGGAAGGTTAAAGGCGTGAAGGCCGGGAGCCTGGCACAGACCGAGAAACAGGCCTGGGGTGAGACCAACCTGGAGGAGCTGCGGCGGGGTCGAGCCAGGTATGTCAAAGGAGAAGACTTAGCCGGACCGGTGTCCGTCTGCGTGGTCGGAACAGTGGAGGGTGTTGACAGGCAGGAAGAAAGCAGCTCTAGAGCGGAGACCCGGACCGTGACAGAGGGTCGTTTCATCGTCTTCGGTGATTCTGATTTCGTGAGCAACAGCTATGTCAACGTTCAAGGCAATGGCGACCTCTTTTTCAGTGCTGTCAGCTGGCTGGCTGAAGAGGAAGATCTGGTGTCCATTCGGCCCAAGGAGATGATATCAGACCCGCTCATCTTATCGCCGTTGCAAGGGAAGCTTGTCTTCTGGCTGCCCGTGGTTGCCCTGCCTTTTGTTCTTCTCGTAATAGGAACCCTGGTCCTGGTTCGCCGAAGAGGCCGCTAA
- a CDS encoding ABC transporter permease subunit, translating to MRNFWAVFKRELKIYFTSPIAYAVMVIFLVMAGYFFYTGVSYYSLISFQAAQNPQLFRVNLSGIVMSPLFSNMSLVMLLMIPALTMRLYAEEKRSGTYELLFTYPLRDIEVLLGKYGAALAVFAIMLGLTGAYQIILLFMGKSFPDVVLSGYLGLFLMGAAFMALGVLISAMTENQIVASVVSFGVLLVLWLIGWTSSMVGPDIGNILAYLSLIKHFQNFNRGLIDTADLVYYLCFIFFFLFLTLRALESKRWRG from the coding sequence ATGCGTAATTTCTGGGCTGTTTTCAAACGTGAGCTTAAAATCTATTTCACCTCACCCATTGCTTACGCCGTCATGGTTATCTTTCTCGTAATGGCAGGTTATTTCTTCTACACCGGCGTTTCCTACTACTCCCTGATAAGCTTTCAGGCGGCGCAGAATCCCCAGCTTTTTAGAGTCAATCTATCTGGCATCGTTATGAGTCCGCTTTTTTCCAACATGAGCCTAGTCATGCTCCTGATGATTCCGGCGCTGACCATGCGGCTTTATGCTGAAGAAAAAAGAAGCGGAACCTATGAACTGCTGTTTACTTACCCTCTCCGGGACATAGAGGTGCTTTTGGGCAAGTATGGTGCGGCCCTGGCGGTGTTTGCGATTATGCTGGGTTTGACTGGCGCCTACCAGATCATCCTCCTCTTTATGGGAAAGAGCTTCCCGGACGTGGTCCTGTCCGGGTATCTGGGTCTTTTCCTTATGGGCGCGGCCTTTATGGCCCTGGGAGTGTTAATTTCGGCCATGACCGAGAACCAGATTGTGGCCTCGGTCGTCAGCTTTGGAGTCCTGCTTGTCCTCTGGCTTATTGGCTGGACTTCCTCCATGGTCGGTCCGGACATCGGGAATATTCTGGCTTACCTTTCCCTTATCAAGCATTTTCAAAACTTTAACAGAGGCCTTATTGATACGGCCGATCTGGTTTACTATCTGTGCTTTATCTTCTTTTTTCTCTTTCTGACGCTGCGCGCTCTGGAATCAAAGCGGTGGAGAGGCTGA